Proteins from a genomic interval of Hyalangium ruber:
- a CDS encoding ArsR/SmtB family transcription factor: MDVLSQSFRVLGDATRLRILRLVAQAPLNVTELVSLVGVAQSSVSHHLGKLKGLNLIREERQAGYSYYSLALEADDSRWPLIRLAQEAEDENGDSARLKDLLRAREDRQALNERLLEPGQSWFLWAGALASLLPPLDVADFGCGSGTLSVAIARWARHVWAIDQNADALAQAKERASREGRSNIHFLCEDLHRLSLPSGERDLVVISQSLHHVESPAAVLAEAARLLKPGGKLVLLELMPHEERWVLERLGHKHLGFAPEFLEAALKEAGFHSITRDTHTRDGASPFRVFLLTGVKPV; this comes from the coding sequence ATGGACGTCCTCTCCCAATCCTTTCGCGTCCTTGGAGACGCCACGCGGCTGCGGATCCTCCGCCTCGTGGCGCAGGCTCCGCTGAACGTGACGGAGCTGGTGTCGCTGGTGGGAGTGGCGCAGTCCTCCGTCTCCCATCACCTGGGCAAGCTCAAGGGACTGAACCTCATCCGCGAGGAGCGGCAGGCCGGCTACAGCTACTACTCGCTCGCCCTGGAGGCGGACGACTCGCGCTGGCCCCTCATCCGCCTCGCCCAGGAGGCCGAGGATGAGAATGGCGACTCGGCGCGGCTCAAGGACCTGCTGCGCGCGAGAGAGGATCGCCAGGCGCTCAACGAGCGGCTGCTGGAGCCTGGCCAGTCCTGGTTCCTGTGGGCCGGCGCGCTCGCCTCGCTGCTGCCGCCGCTGGACGTGGCGGACTTCGGCTGCGGCTCGGGCACCCTCTCCGTCGCCATCGCCCGCTGGGCCCGGCACGTCTGGGCCATCGACCAGAACGCCGACGCGCTCGCCCAGGCCAAGGAGCGCGCCTCGCGAGAGGGGCGCTCCAACATCCACTTCCTGTGCGAGGACCTGCACCGCTTGTCGCTGCCCAGCGGTGAGCGGGACCTGGTCGTCATCTCCCAGAGCCTGCACCACGTGGAGTCTCCCGCGGCGGTGCTGGCCGAGGCCGCCCGGCTGCTCAAGCCCGGCGGCAAGCTGGTGCTGCTGGAGTTGATGCCGCACGAAGAGCGCTGGGTGCTCGAGCGGCTGGGCCACAAGCATCTGGGCTTCGCGCCCGAGTTCCTCGAAGCCGCTCTCAAAGAGGCCGGCTTCCACTCCATCACTCGAGACACGCACACGCGCGATGGGGCTAGCCCCTTTCGCGTCTTCCTCCTCACCGGAGTCAAACCCGTATGA
- a CDS encoding patatin-like phospholipase family protein, whose amino-acid sequence MPPPTLLQHLEGKRIGLVLSAGYFGFYGHAGFLKGLKAAGVQPAAYAGTSAGGMVAALAASGASIASIEELLLKQTRKNFWDPDPIGAVMDVRRGHGFTGLLKGERFRKLLEDNLPVRTFEELPHPLLLVAANLTHGTHEVFTRGELAPRVHATCAYPGLFRAVPIDGNHYWDGGMVDKAPALALSDSAFGKELDAIVVHYLPSRTRKVLGGPLVYAQGLATASAALRHDHFRLQLTVLEARKVPVYVVTSNLPPVTPSTLERGFDALDQARLAAERALARPPQKFEEA is encoded by the coding sequence ATGCCCCCTCCCACCCTGCTCCAGCACCTAGAAGGCAAGCGCATCGGCCTCGTTCTCTCCGCGGGCTACTTCGGTTTCTACGGACACGCCGGCTTCCTCAAGGGGCTGAAGGCGGCGGGGGTACAGCCGGCGGCGTACGCGGGCACTTCGGCGGGCGGCATGGTGGCGGCGCTCGCGGCGTCGGGCGCGTCGATCGCCTCGATTGAAGAGCTGCTGCTGAAGCAGACGCGGAAGAACTTCTGGGATCCGGATCCGATCGGCGCGGTGATGGATGTGCGGCGCGGGCACGGCTTCACGGGGCTGCTCAAGGGCGAGCGCTTCCGGAAGCTGCTGGAGGACAACCTGCCGGTGCGCACCTTCGAGGAGCTGCCGCACCCGCTGCTGCTGGTGGCCGCCAACCTCACGCACGGCACGCACGAGGTGTTCACCCGGGGAGAGCTGGCGCCGCGCGTCCACGCCACGTGCGCCTACCCCGGCCTGTTCCGGGCGGTGCCCATCGACGGCAACCACTACTGGGACGGAGGCATGGTGGACAAGGCGCCGGCGCTGGCGCTGAGCGATAGCGCCTTCGGCAAGGAGCTGGACGCCATCGTGGTTCACTACCTGCCGAGCCGCACGCGCAAGGTGCTGGGCGGCCCCCTGGTGTACGCGCAGGGACTGGCGACGGCCTCGGCGGCGCTGCGGCACGATCACTTCCGCCTGCAGCTCACGGTGCTGGAGGCACGCAAGGTGCCCGTGTACGTCGTCACCTCGAACCTGCCGCCGGTGACACCATCCACGCTGGAGCGCGGCTTCGACGCGTTGGACCAGGCTCGCCTGGCCGCGGAGCGCGCGCTGGCCCGGCCTCCCCAGAAGTTCGAGGAGGCCTGA
- a CDS encoding SagB/ThcOx family dehydrogenase, whose translation MTPTTDGRRALQGRVQLVLPPVSTEVGAALDALCGGLHGADELTGLASRAGVADAATLQLLLKALGTHGALSRTLLSEGIPLATLTPATPRASGPGPGQGVRHTLSRFAFTRPVDGGTVLETPLSATRVWMPTWHGPALLGALATPRSSEELGALVPGISTEAVTVFLRMLAEAGVLTEAGPDGAPHESEALTTWEFHDLLFHSRSRWPPREGGTGATYRFRDRVPKPPEKKEPPSGEMLALPVPDLAEARRRDPPFTEVLERRRSIREHGPRRVTLAELGELLYRAVGERQAALQGGPVREARPYPAGGGLYESEVYVIAHQCEGLERGLYSYRPENHALYRMTGATPEVEQLLKGAVTGAALSESPQVLLVLTARFATVAWKYESMAYALMLKHVGVIFQTLYMVATAMGLAPCALGGGRADVFARASGLDPLVEGSVGEFLLGAPRDTSKS comes from the coding sequence ATGACGCCCACGACAGACGGCCGCCGTGCGCTCCAGGGGCGGGTGCAACTGGTGCTGCCTCCGGTCTCGACCGAGGTGGGAGCCGCGCTCGATGCGTTGTGCGGTGGCTTGCACGGGGCGGATGAGCTCACGGGGCTCGCCAGCCGCGCGGGAGTGGCTGACGCCGCGACGCTTCAGTTGTTGCTCAAAGCCCTGGGCACGCATGGCGCCCTTTCGCGGACCCTGCTGAGCGAGGGCATTCCCCTGGCGACGCTCACTCCCGCGACCCCTCGCGCGTCCGGGCCAGGGCCAGGACAAGGTGTGCGCCATACCCTGTCTCGCTTTGCCTTCACCCGGCCGGTGGATGGCGGCACGGTGCTGGAGACCCCTCTCTCCGCGACGCGTGTGTGGATGCCCACCTGGCACGGGCCCGCGCTCCTGGGAGCGCTCGCGACGCCGAGGTCCTCCGAGGAGCTGGGCGCGCTGGTGCCTGGCATCTCCACCGAGGCTGTGACGGTCTTCCTGCGCATGCTGGCGGAGGCGGGTGTCCTGACGGAGGCGGGGCCTGATGGCGCTCCTCATGAGTCCGAAGCCCTGACGACCTGGGAGTTTCACGACCTGCTGTTCCACAGCCGCTCGAGATGGCCTCCGCGTGAGGGGGGGACGGGAGCCACGTATCGCTTCCGGGACAGGGTTCCGAAGCCTCCCGAGAAGAAGGAGCCCCCGTCCGGCGAGATGCTCGCGCTGCCCGTGCCAGACCTGGCCGAGGCGCGGCGGAGAGATCCTCCGTTCACGGAGGTGCTGGAGCGCCGCCGCTCGATTCGCGAGCACGGACCGAGGCGGGTGACGCTCGCCGAGCTGGGCGAGCTGCTCTACCGCGCCGTGGGGGAGCGACAGGCCGCGTTGCAGGGCGGACCCGTGCGGGAGGCGCGCCCCTATCCAGCGGGAGGGGGCCTTTACGAGAGCGAGGTGTATGTCATCGCCCACCAGTGCGAGGGACTGGAGCGAGGGCTGTACTCCTACCGGCCCGAGAACCACGCCCTCTACCGGATGACGGGCGCCACGCCTGAGGTGGAGCAGCTGTTGAAGGGAGCCGTGACGGGCGCGGCCCTGTCCGAGTCTCCGCAGGTGTTGCTGGTGCTGACCGCTCGCTTCGCGACGGTGGCCTGGAAGTACGAGTCCATGGCCTACGCGCTGATGCTCAAGCACGTGGGGGTGATCTTCCAGACGCTCTATATGGTGGCGACCGCCATGGGGCTGGCGCCGTGTGCGCTGGGGGGCGGCCGGGCGGATGTGTTCGCTCGCGCCTCCGGACTGGATCCGCTCGTGGAGGGAAGTGTGGGAGAGTTCCTGCTCGGAGCGCCTCGGGACACGTCCAAAAGCTGA
- a CDS encoding TOMM precursor leader peptide-binding protein: MRDLLDRVLQFKPSLRLELLDPGRAFLLGEREQFMLTGPVQVRVASALDGRRPVREVIASLEGQLSTPEVLYTLAMLEKRGYVVDVAPALAPEVAAFWQAQGISPAEGAARLATTPVSVHALDGLDAAPLSEALRAAGLTVRDEAALPVVLVRDYLTPELESFNQRALERREPWLLVKASGGTPWVGPVFRPGEGACWACLAHRLRWNRPVETYLRARSGTAAPLTPPRAELPASLQAGAHLAAVALARWLALGKQGPLGQTLMALEFHRFQLTEHAVVRRPQCPACGDPELLKARGARPVVLEPRPRGFTEDNGFRSVTPEETFARLQHQISPITGVLSSIGPLEGRDHPLRPTFGASYFTPVHIEAPDFNEFHAQSMGKGRTPAQSRASALGEGIERWSALFQGDEPRIRARMADLGEEALHPRNVLMFSESQYRDREALNKTYRLPRGAIPLPFDERQETDWTPLWSLTHERRRYLPTACCYIRYPAPPEARFAPADSNGLAAGNCLEEAILQGFLELVERDAVSIWWYNRLRRPAVNLASFAEPYFHALLEHHRAHGWQVWALDLTHDLGIPTFAALGRFPENGRYCVGFGAHLDARIALQRALTEFNQLFDPKQKLPAPWLESEMEDPAYLLPDETVPARTPSDFPEPPREDIRDDVMTCVARAARVGLETLVMDLTRPDVGLHVAKVAVPGLRHFWPRFGPGRLYDVPVRLGWLSSPLQEKQLNPFPFFL; the protein is encoded by the coding sequence ATGCGCGATCTCCTCGACCGAGTCCTTCAATTCAAACCCTCTCTGCGTCTGGAGCTGCTCGATCCAGGCCGCGCCTTCCTCCTCGGCGAGCGTGAGCAGTTCATGCTCACCGGCCCGGTCCAGGTGCGCGTGGCATCGGCGCTCGATGGACGCCGGCCCGTGCGAGAGGTGATCGCCTCACTCGAAGGGCAGCTCTCCACCCCCGAGGTGCTCTACACCCTCGCGATGTTGGAGAAGCGCGGCTACGTCGTCGACGTCGCGCCAGCCCTGGCCCCCGAGGTCGCGGCCTTCTGGCAGGCCCAGGGAATCTCACCCGCGGAAGGCGCCGCGCGGCTCGCCACCACCCCCGTGAGCGTGCATGCATTGGATGGGTTGGATGCGGCCCCCCTCTCCGAAGCCTTGCGCGCAGCGGGCCTCACCGTGCGAGACGAAGCCGCCCTCCCCGTCGTCCTCGTCCGCGACTACCTCACCCCGGAGCTGGAGTCGTTCAACCAGCGCGCGCTGGAGCGCCGCGAGCCCTGGCTGCTCGTGAAGGCCTCGGGCGGCACGCCCTGGGTGGGGCCCGTGTTCCGTCCCGGCGAGGGGGCGTGCTGGGCTTGCCTCGCGCACCGGCTGCGCTGGAACCGCCCCGTGGAGACCTATCTGCGGGCGCGCTCGGGCACGGCAGCGCCCCTCACCCCGCCCCGCGCCGAGCTGCCCGCCAGCCTCCAGGCCGGAGCACACCTCGCGGCGGTGGCCCTGGCCCGCTGGCTCGCCCTGGGCAAGCAGGGCCCGCTGGGGCAGACATTGATGGCCCTGGAGTTCCACCGGTTCCAGCTCACCGAGCACGCCGTGGTGCGCAGGCCCCAGTGTCCCGCCTGCGGCGATCCGGAGCTGTTGAAGGCGCGAGGCGCACGTCCGGTGGTGCTGGAGCCACGGCCCCGAGGCTTCACCGAGGACAATGGCTTCCGGAGCGTGACGCCCGAGGAGACCTTCGCGCGCCTCCAGCACCAGATCAGCCCCATCACCGGCGTCCTCAGCAGCATTGGGCCGCTGGAGGGGCGAGACCACCCACTGCGGCCCACCTTCGGGGCCTCGTACTTCACCCCTGTCCATATCGAAGCCCCGGACTTCAACGAGTTCCATGCGCAGAGCATGGGCAAGGGCCGCACCCCTGCCCAATCCCGCGCCAGCGCGCTCGGCGAGGGCATCGAGCGCTGGAGCGCCCTCTTCCAGGGAGATGAGCCCCGCATCCGCGCGCGGATGGCGGACCTGGGAGAAGAGGCCCTCCACCCGCGCAACGTGCTCATGTTCAGCGAGAGCCAGTACCGGGATCGCGAGGCGCTCAACAAGACGTACCGCCTGCCGCGCGGTGCCATCCCCCTGCCCTTCGATGAGCGCCAGGAGACGGACTGGACACCCCTCTGGTCGCTCACGCACGAGCGCCGTCGGTACCTGCCCACCGCGTGCTGCTACATCCGCTACCCCGCCCCACCGGAGGCGCGCTTCGCGCCCGCGGACTCCAATGGCCTCGCGGCGGGCAACTGCCTGGAGGAAGCCATCCTCCAGGGTTTCCTGGAGCTGGTGGAGCGGGATGCCGTGTCCATCTGGTGGTACAACCGCTTGCGCCGCCCGGCCGTGAACCTGGCCAGCTTCGCCGAGCCCTACTTCCACGCCCTGCTGGAGCACCACCGCGCTCACGGCTGGCAGGTGTGGGCGTTGGACCTTACGCACGACCTGGGCATCCCCACCTTCGCCGCGCTGGGGCGGTTCCCCGAGAACGGCCGGTACTGCGTGGGCTTCGGGGCCCACCTGGACGCGCGCATCGCCCTGCAGCGCGCGCTCACCGAGTTCAACCAGCTCTTCGATCCGAAGCAGAAGCTGCCCGCGCCCTGGCTCGAGTCCGAGATGGAGGACCCGGCCTACCTGCTCCCCGACGAGACGGTGCCCGCGCGCACCCCCTCCGACTTCCCCGAGCCTCCGCGCGAGGACATCCGGGATGACGTAATGACATGTGTGGCACGGGCCGCGCGTGTGGGCCTGGAGACGCTGGTGATGGACCTGACGCGCCCGGACGTGGGCCTCCATGTCGCGAAGGTGGCCGTGCCGGGGCTGCGCCACTTCTGGCCCCGCTTCGGGCCGGGGCGCCTCTACGACGTGCCCGTACGCCTCGGCTGGCTCTCGAGCCCGCTGCAAGAGAAGCAGCTCAACCCCTTCCCCTTCTTCCTCTAG
- a CDS encoding amidohydrolase family protein, whose protein sequence is MRDGSRILDADRHVLEPIGLWKEYLPAEYRAGAPYYETHAATESLQQRVARLGPKGMLPPMPVLMLDGQPVLNKLTERARVEVTWGMAQRHKDASAGATPTHHLRSMEHSGVDLAVFYPTAASFLLRIDGMEPARAAAFARAYNNWLRDFCQTNPERLLGAGALSLHDPSRMVEELERVAGFGWKVVVVPPNPVNGRTLSHPDYEPFWSACERLSMAVTIHEGTHVRLPTAGAERFDTRFALNASSHPLEQMLALLTLIEGGVLERHPRLRVAFLEAGCGWVPYWLWRMDATWQHMAGEVSENVRLKPSEYFRRQCFVTIEPEEPGLAEVVRLLGTDNLMFGTDYPHADHGDDLVEHALGLRSVLSQEALHKLLWDNPARFYGITG, encoded by the coding sequence ATGCGAGACGGCTCCCGAATCCTGGATGCGGATCGCCACGTCCTCGAGCCCATCGGCTTGTGGAAGGAATACCTGCCGGCCGAGTACCGCGCCGGGGCGCCCTACTACGAGACCCACGCGGCGACCGAGTCCCTGCAGCAGCGCGTGGCACGGCTGGGCCCCAAGGGGATGCTGCCCCCCATGCCGGTGCTGATGCTCGATGGCCAGCCGGTGCTCAACAAGCTCACGGAGCGTGCCCGGGTGGAGGTGACGTGGGGCATGGCCCAGCGCCACAAGGACGCCTCCGCCGGAGCCACCCCCACCCACCACCTGCGCTCCATGGAGCACTCGGGCGTGGACCTGGCCGTCTTCTACCCCACGGCGGCCTCGTTCCTGCTGCGCATCGACGGAATGGAGCCAGCGCGGGCCGCGGCCTTCGCCCGCGCCTACAACAACTGGCTGCGAGACTTCTGCCAGACCAACCCCGAACGCCTGCTCGGCGCGGGCGCCCTCAGCCTGCATGATCCGTCACGCATGGTGGAGGAGCTGGAGCGCGTGGCCGGCTTCGGGTGGAAAGTCGTCGTGGTGCCCCCCAACCCCGTCAACGGCAGGACGCTGTCCCACCCGGACTACGAGCCCTTCTGGTCCGCCTGCGAGCGGCTCTCCATGGCGGTCACCATCCACGAGGGGACCCACGTCCGGCTGCCGACGGCGGGCGCGGAGCGCTTCGACACCCGCTTCGCGCTCAATGCCTCCTCGCACCCCCTGGAGCAGATGCTGGCGCTGCTGACCCTCATCGAGGGAGGAGTGCTGGAGCGCCACCCCCGGCTGCGCGTGGCCTTCCTGGAGGCCGGCTGCGGGTGGGTGCCCTACTGGCTCTGGCGAATGGACGCCACGTGGCAGCACATGGCCGGCGAGGTGTCGGAGAACGTTCGCCTGAAGCCCTCGGAGTACTTCCGCCGCCAGTGCTTCGTCACCATCGAGCCCGAGGAGCCCGGCCTGGCCGAAGTCGTCCGGCTCCTGGGCACGGACAACCTCATGTTCGGCACCGACTACCCCCACGCGGACCACGGGGACGACCTCGTGGAGCACGCGCTGGGGCTTCGGTCGGTGTTGTCCCAGGAGGCCTTGCACAAGCTCCTCTGGGACAACCCCGCCCGGTTCTACGGAATCACCGGGTAA
- a CDS encoding RNA polymerase factor sigma-32 — MQANLSSPDSLSTYLADISKYPLLTQPQEQELARRFRQGDLQAGHLLVTSNLRFAVKVSYEYRSYGIKMGDLIQEANIGLMKAVQKFDPDKGIRLISYAVWWIRAYIQNYILKNWSLVKLGTTQAQRKLFFALARTRRELEKLGSGEGNIVDAEEIARKLNVKATEVREMEQRMGGRDLSLDAPVGEEGDSTHLDFVESEGASQADEVADRQEAQITRERVRQALMRLDPRERFIIEQRVMGDSEMTLSELGEHFGFSRERARQLEIRAKDKLKAALCELMAEEGQAQQLSA, encoded by the coding sequence ATGCAGGCCAACCTCTCCTCCCCCGACTCTCTCTCGACCTACCTCGCGGACATCAGCAAGTACCCGCTGCTCACCCAGCCGCAGGAGCAGGAGCTGGCGCGGCGCTTCCGTCAGGGGGATCTGCAGGCGGGCCACCTCCTGGTGACGAGCAACCTGCGCTTCGCGGTGAAGGTCTCCTACGAGTACCGCTCCTACGGCATCAAGATGGGCGACCTCATCCAGGAGGCGAACATCGGCCTGATGAAGGCGGTGCAGAAGTTCGATCCGGACAAGGGCATCCGCCTCATCTCCTACGCGGTGTGGTGGATCCGCGCTTACATCCAGAACTACATCCTCAAGAACTGGTCGCTGGTGAAGCTCGGCACGACCCAGGCGCAGCGCAAGCTGTTCTTCGCCCTGGCGCGCACGCGCCGTGAGCTGGAGAAGCTGGGCAGCGGCGAGGGCAACATCGTCGACGCGGAGGAGATCGCCCGCAAGCTGAACGTGAAGGCCACCGAGGTGCGCGAGATGGAGCAGCGCATGGGCGGCCGCGACCTGTCGCTGGACGCGCCGGTGGGCGAGGAGGGCGACTCGACGCACCTGGACTTCGTGGAGTCCGAGGGCGCTTCGCAGGCGGACGAGGTGGCGGACCGCCAGGAGGCGCAGATCACCCGTGAGCGCGTGCGCCAGGCGCTGATGCGGCTGGATCCGCGCGAGCGCTTCATCATCGAGCAGCGCGTGATGGGCGACTCGGAGATGACGCTGAGCGAGCTGGGCGAGCACTTCGGCTTCTCGCGCGAGCGCGCCCGCCAGCTGGAGATCCGCGCCAAGGACAAGCTCAAGGCGGCGCTGTGCGAGCTGATGGCCGAGGAGGGCCAGGCGCAGCAGCTGTCCGCGTAG